In a genomic window of Aeromicrobium panaciterrae:
- a CDS encoding glycosyltransferase, whose translation MKITYLLMTADDLGGTENAVVTQASHLSSKHDVRVISVYRSRPDPFFVNESVPVTHLIDVSSGSPRPLRDAGLTDGECIRLTELSSTYVDPTWDPAFNRLTDIELELCLPSLDTDVLVVTTPPLTAAAAQLAPPDVVMIQQEHHPSPFRHASGEPLMAFAPHTDAIVALTESTTAWLSESLGPNAPRLVTIPNALPDGYRPRSSGSEPVIVMAGRIIPEKGFAHAIEAFDAVADDHPEWILKIFGDGSEKARLKRLVDALGRHDRIFLPGSSKQMELEWAQASIAVLPSLGTEAFGLVQIEAMAAGIPVVSYDSPPGPVEIIRHGIDGLLVPTGDIERLGDALGQLMGDAKLRKSLAEGALERAKAFSPARVVPLWEDLMLSLVAEIGSPERATRRADRIGRRAALGGSRFHPTTPANTSDGWRTDQDAHERALVASRPELVRSGGRLAEVSDAALPADLRSANFLRVTEALAAAGVPFIVIPTVGQKTRIAVESELRSAAVSALSAATNGLPVYAELLSPRSRQPGTVLASTLPSDIEVKGLRVFSPVVTTSRTLRHGPGVGCDLEFWPLDGDGEIRTAPLLPTVRGNSLESLEPTASISVAGKDHPTRTELILRDTTLVDDGIDAVWIWSGQGELRYALRSVAMYAPWIRHVYIVAESPVPDWLDADQSRVTVVSPDSIVEAGSGVAAIEGRLHHIAGLSEQFLYFKHDVFLGRSLGASRFFRANGTAVCFPSKEQIPLGPALPDDDYYVAGCKNARALVAQAFGRTLTHDYVRAPYSALRSVLEDLEGQFGGQWRDTASGGADHVTIYGSLLQEYGFMQRHFVRGKLSASTFDIARREDHAAMTRLLTMRNLDSFCLSTSSNGTVPASEQSLVVEALLSAYFPVAGPFEKSS comes from the coding sequence GTGAAGATCACCTACCTGCTGATGACCGCCGACGACTTGGGCGGCACGGAGAACGCGGTCGTCACACAGGCCAGCCACCTGTCGTCGAAGCATGACGTCAGGGTGATCAGCGTCTACCGATCGCGTCCCGATCCGTTCTTCGTCAATGAGTCGGTGCCGGTGACGCACCTGATCGACGTATCCTCCGGGAGCCCGCGCCCTTTGCGAGATGCGGGGCTGACGGACGGTGAGTGCATCCGGCTCACGGAGCTCAGCAGCACATATGTCGACCCGACCTGGGATCCGGCGTTCAACCGACTGACCGACATTGAGCTCGAGCTGTGCCTGCCGTCGCTAGACACTGATGTGCTCGTGGTGACGACGCCCCCACTGACCGCCGCTGCTGCCCAGCTGGCGCCGCCCGACGTGGTGATGATCCAGCAGGAGCATCACCCGTCGCCGTTCCGTCACGCGAGTGGCGAGCCACTGATGGCTTTTGCGCCTCACACTGACGCGATTGTGGCGCTGACGGAGAGCACCACCGCGTGGCTGTCGGAGTCTCTGGGTCCCAACGCACCTCGGTTGGTGACGATCCCGAACGCATTGCCCGATGGCTATCGTCCGAGGTCAAGCGGCAGCGAGCCCGTGATCGTCATGGCGGGACGGATCATCCCGGAGAAGGGATTCGCGCACGCCATCGAGGCGTTCGATGCGGTCGCCGACGACCACCCGGAGTGGATCCTCAAGATATTCGGCGATGGGTCCGAAAAGGCTCGTCTCAAGCGACTGGTCGATGCGTTAGGTCGGCACGATCGAATCTTCCTCCCTGGCAGTTCCAAGCAGATGGAATTGGAGTGGGCGCAGGCGAGCATCGCCGTCCTCCCGTCGCTGGGCACCGAAGCGTTCGGTCTGGTTCAGATCGAGGCGATGGCCGCGGGAATTCCTGTTGTCTCGTACGACAGCCCACCCGGACCGGTCGAGATCATTCGTCATGGGATCGATGGCCTACTTGTCCCGACCGGCGACATCGAACGCTTGGGTGACGCCCTCGGCCAACTGATGGGCGACGCGAAGCTGAGGAAGTCGCTCGCCGAAGGCGCGCTTGAGCGTGCCAAGGCCTTTTCACCTGCTCGCGTCGTTCCGCTGTGGGAAGACCTGATGCTGTCGCTCGTCGCTGAGATCGGGTCGCCCGAACGAGCCACCCGACGAGCGGACCGGATCGGTCGACGCGCGGCGCTTGGCGGATCGCGATTCCATCCAACGACCCCAGCCAACACCAGCGATGGTTGGCGTACGGACCAGGACGCTCACGAGCGGGCGCTCGTGGCATCGCGTCCCGAACTGGTGCGGTCGGGCGGTCGTCTGGCTGAAGTCAGCGATGCAGCTTTGCCCGCAGATCTTCGATCCGCGAACTTCCTGCGCGTGACGGAAGCGCTCGCAGCCGCGGGCGTGCCATTCATCGTCATACCGACAGTCGGCCAGAAGACCAGGATCGCGGTGGAGAGTGAGCTTCGATCGGCAGCCGTAAGTGCGCTTTCAGCCGCTACCAACGGGCTGCCCGTGTATGCCGAACTTCTGTCGCCTCGGTCCCGGCAACCCGGCACGGTTCTGGCGAGCACGCTTCCGTCCGACATTGAGGTCAAGGGCCTTCGCGTCTTCTCGCCAGTGGTCACGACGTCGCGCACCCTGCGGCATGGTCCCGGGGTGGGTTGTGACCTCGAGTTCTGGCCACTGGACGGCGACGGCGAAATCCGTACCGCGCCGCTCTTGCCGACCGTACGTGGCAATTCACTGGAGTCGCTCGAACCGACGGCATCGATCTCAGTCGCCGGCAAAGACCACCCAACGCGGACCGAGCTGATCCTGCGAGACACGACTTTGGTGGACGACGGCATCGACGCCGTGTGGATCTGGTCGGGACAGGGCGAGCTTCGGTACGCGCTTCGCTCGGTTGCGATGTACGCACCGTGGATTCGGCACGTCTACATCGTGGCTGAGAGCCCGGTGCCCGATTGGCTCGACGCTGATCAATCGCGTGTCACGGTTGTTTCCCCGGATTCCATCGTGGAAGCGGGCTCAGGAGTCGCGGCGATCGAGGGCCGACTGCACCACATCGCCGGGTTGTCGGAGCAGTTCTTGTACTTCAAGCACGACGTGTTCCTCGGCCGATCGCTTGGGGCGTCCAGGTTCTTCCGTGCAAATGGGACTGCCGTCTGCTTCCCGTCTAAGGAGCAGATTCCACTTGGCCCAGCTCTGCCTGACGACGACTACTACGTCGCGGGCTGCAAGAACGCCCGCGCACTGGTGGCGCAGGCTTTTGGTCGAACTCTCACCCACGACTACGTGCGCGCACCGTATTCAGCGTTGCGCAGCGTTCTCGAGGACCTCGAAGGGCAATTCGGTGGTCAGTGGCGAGACACTGCGAGCGGCGGCGCCGACCATGTCACGATCTACGGCTCGCTGCTGCAGGAGTACGGCTTCATGCAGCGCCACTTCGTCCGAGGGAAGCTCAGCGCATCAACCTTCGACATTGCGAGACGCGAAGATCACGCGGCGATGACTCGCTTGCTGACGATGCGCAATCTCGACTCCTTCTGTCTCAGCACCTCGAGCAATGGGACGGTCCCGGCAAGCGAGCAGTCACTGGTCGTAGAAGCCCTGTTGTCGGCGTATTTCCCGGTCGCAGGACCTTTCGAGAAGTCCTCCTAG
- a CDS encoding fibronectin type III domain-containing protein, with amino-acid sequence MTRTRVWIAAALGGMLASVLLAAPAEALVSAPKWLVVEGQTATTVSLDWRYVSRAGQYRVQYSTKKDMSNPTSVRFTASKGTVAGLHPDTSYWFRVRALRKSGSNYSYYTKSPFPTTRTLALAAPTGFAVTSLVSTAAGLEWSKPEGAAKYELDRSSNEEFTGAVTTETVANDVTVKPLTAVTDYWFRVRAVTSQNVKSAYTDALHVTTPRTGEPDPDARDAEVRVANFNIFGIDADSKASGNQKVWATRKPEVARDIVDDGADVVGLQEANQSTSYYPANSGLTQYFDLLNAVNARGVNYALANDKNYNCVRWVSSADCVKKDQGASRGVRILYNTATLALQQQGSFRYDHQTGTVERYLAWATFRVKENGRVFLFVTTHLQPFESSTQRATRIAQWDELISWVKAKRDSLDGAALAVTGDFNTTRNTDYAERLVPAMKTAGFGDVLNQQFHENPIAEPRAKNAVNGWINTRNGWSKNLKGLTDDGNTWTFWDEQQKTGNNIDWIFASNELAVEEWKVVIRYDSEFKVTRTVPSDHNMVSATLVLPPPR; translated from the coding sequence GTGACTAGAACACGTGTGTGGATCGCTGCTGCGCTCGGGGGCATGCTTGCCTCGGTTCTCCTTGCTGCGCCTGCAGAAGCGCTTGTTTCCGCGCCCAAATGGCTCGTGGTTGAGGGGCAGACGGCAACGACGGTGAGTCTCGATTGGCGGTATGTCTCTCGCGCGGGACAGTACCGAGTGCAGTACTCGACCAAGAAGGACATGTCGAACCCAACGTCGGTCAGGTTCACCGCGAGCAAGGGAACGGTCGCAGGACTTCACCCGGACACGTCGTACTGGTTCCGGGTTCGCGCACTCAGGAAGTCCGGGTCCAACTACAGCTACTACACGAAGTCGCCATTTCCGACCACAAGGACTCTTGCCCTCGCAGCCCCGACGGGCTTCGCTGTCACCAGTCTCGTGTCCACTGCGGCCGGTCTGGAATGGTCCAAACCCGAAGGCGCTGCCAAGTACGAGCTGGATCGATCCAGCAACGAGGAATTCACCGGTGCTGTCACGACTGAGACTGTGGCCAACGACGTCACGGTGAAACCACTGACAGCCGTCACCGACTACTGGTTCCGGGTCAGGGCCGTGACATCGCAAAACGTGAAGAGCGCGTACACCGACGCGCTTCACGTCACGACGCCACGGACTGGCGAGCCCGATCCCGACGCCAGAGACGCTGAGGTGCGCGTCGCCAACTTCAACATCTTCGGCATCGATGCCGACTCCAAAGCGAGTGGCAACCAAAAGGTCTGGGCTACCCGAAAGCCCGAGGTCGCGAGGGACATTGTCGACGACGGGGCCGATGTGGTCGGGCTTCAGGAAGCCAACCAGTCGACCAGCTACTACCCGGCGAACTCGGGATTGACGCAGTACTTCGACTTGCTCAACGCCGTCAACGCTCGCGGAGTGAACTACGCCCTCGCGAACGACAAGAACTACAACTGTGTGCGGTGGGTCAGTTCGGCGGACTGCGTCAAGAAGGACCAGGGTGCGTCGAGAGGCGTCAGGATCCTCTACAACACCGCCACGCTTGCGCTGCAGCAGCAGGGCTCGTTCAGGTACGACCACCAGACGGGCACTGTCGAGCGCTATCTCGCCTGGGCGACCTTCCGGGTGAAGGAGAACGGCCGAGTCTTCCTGTTTGTCACCACCCACCTGCAGCCATTCGAAAGCTCCACTCAGCGGGCGACGAGAATCGCGCAGTGGGATGAGCTGATCAGCTGGGTCAAGGCCAAGCGAGACTCTCTCGACGGGGCAGCTCTTGCAGTGACCGGTGATTTCAACACCACTCGCAACACGGATTACGCCGAACGACTCGTGCCAGCCATGAAGACTGCCGGTTTTGGGGACGTACTCAATCAGCAGTTCCACGAAAATCCGATTGCAGAGCCGCGCGCCAAGAACGCGGTCAACGGGTGGATCAACACCCGCAACGGTTGGAGCAAGAACCTCAAGGGCCTCACAGACGACGGCAACACGTGGACCTTCTGGGACGAGCAACAGAAGACCGGCAACAACATTGACTGGATCTTTGCCTCGAATGAACTCGCCGTCGAGGAGTGGAAGGTCGTCATCAGATACGACAGCGAGTTCAAGGTGACACGCACGGTGCCGTCTGATCACAACATGGTGAGCGCGACCCTGGTGCTGCCGCCACCGCGGTGA
- a CDS encoding stealth conserved region 3 domain-containing protein — protein sequence MSHRAFYAGPSRVTIADGNRTRVGHVHRGLTTLNARQANLDLVVEALNEAGVDYFVLPEPMTTGSAVGIEDVDAKRASAALSTLARETGGYWRWVGGGSSKLRAGTSSFRWSAGKRLEAVRLLWFRTDPSKRIVLGAGFACEVQFWSREDGLLVTGRRNRVTQEIPVDDPVVEAPGEIFTRLAPPVRGELPTMRTRWSFTAKRPDAVRFPIDVVYTWVDGSDEKWQSKRATYLPDAYHEDAAHESRYSDRNELLYSLRSLAMYAPWVRHVYLVTDDQVPAWLDTTSPKLTVVDHTEIFTDKNVLPTFNSHSIESQLHHIEGLSEHFIYFNDDMFLGAPVSPEDFFHSNGIAKHFPSRAHVPSGEPSEDDVPVSVAAKNNRTLIRDRFDLDITQKMKHAPYVLRKSVLEEIEKEFEDEHRATASHRIRDRGDLSVVSSLHHYYALLTGRSVPGHIRYTYVDLGMHDASLRLDRMLVTRNWQAMCLNSTNESPFELGDAELVAFFDDYFPVASPFELDRGVV from the coding sequence GTGAGTCACCGAGCGTTCTACGCGGGGCCATCACGCGTGACCATCGCTGACGGCAACAGGACCCGCGTCGGGCACGTTCACCGCGGGCTCACGACGCTCAATGCTCGCCAAGCCAACCTCGACCTGGTCGTCGAAGCGCTCAACGAGGCCGGAGTCGACTACTTCGTTCTTCCGGAGCCGATGACGACAGGATCCGCCGTCGGCATCGAAGACGTGGACGCCAAGCGCGCGAGTGCCGCCCTGTCGACCCTCGCGCGCGAAACCGGTGGCTACTGGCGATGGGTTGGCGGTGGCAGCAGCAAGCTTCGGGCCGGTACGTCGTCGTTCCGATGGTCCGCCGGCAAGCGTCTCGAGGCGGTTCGCCTGCTGTGGTTCAGAACCGATCCCAGCAAGAGGATCGTGCTGGGTGCGGGCTTCGCGTGCGAGGTGCAATTTTGGAGCCGTGAGGACGGCCTGCTTGTCACGGGTCGGCGCAACCGGGTCACGCAGGAGATCCCCGTCGACGATCCCGTCGTAGAAGCGCCCGGCGAGATCTTCACCCGGCTCGCTCCGCCCGTTCGCGGAGAGCTGCCGACGATGCGTACGCGCTGGTCGTTCACAGCCAAGCGCCCCGACGCCGTCAGATTCCCGATCGACGTGGTCTACACCTGGGTCGACGGCTCGGACGAGAAGTGGCAGTCCAAGCGCGCGACCTACTTGCCGGACGCGTATCACGAGGATGCCGCGCACGAGTCGCGCTACAGCGACCGCAACGAGCTGCTCTATTCACTGAGATCGCTGGCGATGTACGCCCCATGGGTGCGCCACGTCTATCTCGTCACCGACGACCAGGTGCCGGCGTGGCTCGACACGACATCTCCCAAACTGACGGTCGTCGACCACACCGAGATCTTCACGGACAAGAACGTCTTGCCGACGTTCAACTCCCATTCCATCGAGAGCCAGTTGCACCACATTGAGGGCCTCTCGGAGCACTTCATCTACTTCAACGACGACATGTTCCTAGGTGCGCCGGTCTCGCCTGAGGACTTCTTCCACTCGAACGGCATCGCCAAGCACTTCCCGAGCCGAGCCCACGTCCCGTCCGGGGAGCCGAGCGAGGACGACGTACCGGTGTCAGTCGCAGCCAAGAACAACCGGACGCTGATCCGCGACCGCTTTGACCTGGATATCACCCAGAAGATGAAGCACGCGCCGTACGTTCTTCGCAAGAGCGTGCTTGAGGAGATCGAGAAGGAGTTCGAGGACGAGCATCGCGCCACGGCGTCGCACCGGATCCGGGATCGTGGCGACCTGTCGGTCGTCTCCTCGCTCCACCACTACTACGCGCTGTTGACGGGTCGCAGCGTGCCGGGACACATCCGTTACACGTACGTGGACCTCGGTATGCACGACGCTTCCCTGCGCCTTGACCGCATGCTGGTGACGCGGAACTGGCAGGCCATGTGCCTCAACTCCACCAACGAATCGCCGTTCGAGCTCGGCGATGCCGAGCTGGTGGCCTTCTTCGATGACTACTTCCCGGTGGCCAGCCCGTTCGAGCTTGATCGCGGAGTCGTATGA
- a CDS encoding stealth conserved region 3 domain-containing protein, producing MTKTDAYAESSGLVRIYRSLLSANTRARIDRRVPLRLRFAVKRIAGLGRVVPTPARVAFAVASRAHRSFYRGEGRALALDGVRHVAALADTAQSPLESRRKNLLTVLGALEAAGIDHFCVRGLKDTTSTVAVASDDWAAVTSLLSQLASDTTGYLALVYGDAEPVEVRGRPGYRRLIARRAHAAAAVRVAWFRTDSTGRAVYGERYSCEIQRWERSDGGRLTAPLRNAVAPFVSDQHEAVLASDSLFTRLAPADRNPLPDVRTRIEFTDGRPDDVLFPIDVVFTWVDGADAEWQRKRAEHSPDSYHEESANETRYRSRDELKYALRSIEMNAPWVRNIYVVTDDQRPSWLDESVPGLTLVDHRDIFSDTSVLPTFNSHAIETQLHHIEGLSEHFIYFNDDMMLGAEVIPQHFFHANGITKFFLSPVNEPQGDPTADDVPVTIAAKNNRRLLKQHFGTSLTQKMKHVPYALRKSVLEEIEAKFSDEIRVTMGNKARSRDDISLLSSFYQHYAFSTGRAVPGRIRYSYLDLRKGDARRTMGLLLAMRDQQAFCANATSVGEQEVTAEELREFLESYFPVPSRFER from the coding sequence ATGACGAAGACGGACGCGTACGCCGAATCCTCGGGCTTGGTTCGGATCTATCGCAGCCTGCTCAGCGCCAATACCCGCGCTCGAATCGATCGGCGAGTTCCGCTGCGCCTGAGGTTCGCGGTGAAGCGGATCGCGGGACTCGGTCGCGTTGTGCCAACTCCCGCAAGAGTGGCGTTCGCTGTGGCCTCCAGGGCCCACCGATCCTTCTACCGAGGAGAGGGTCGAGCTCTCGCTCTCGACGGGGTGCGCCACGTCGCGGCCCTGGCGGACACGGCTCAGTCCCCGCTCGAGAGCCGACGCAAGAATCTCCTCACCGTGCTGGGTGCTCTCGAAGCAGCCGGGATCGACCACTTCTGCGTGCGCGGTCTCAAGGACACCACGAGCACGGTCGCAGTGGCTTCCGATGACTGGGCTGCCGTGACGTCGCTGCTGAGCCAACTGGCTTCGGATACGACGGGCTACCTGGCTCTGGTGTACGGCGATGCCGAACCGGTAGAGGTACGCGGCCGGCCCGGCTATCGCCGATTGATCGCGCGTCGAGCCCACGCTGCGGCCGCCGTCCGCGTGGCCTGGTTCAGAACAGACTCAACCGGTCGCGCTGTCTACGGAGAGCGCTACTCGTGCGAGATCCAGCGATGGGAACGATCCGACGGCGGTCGACTGACTGCACCGCTTCGCAATGCTGTCGCCCCGTTCGTGTCAGACCAGCACGAGGCAGTCCTGGCGAGCGATTCGCTGTTCACGCGTCTCGCGCCGGCCGATCGCAATCCGCTGCCCGATGTGCGGACCCGTATCGAGTTCACGGATGGACGCCCCGACGACGTACTTTTCCCGATCGATGTGGTCTTCACCTGGGTCGACGGTGCCGACGCAGAATGGCAGCGCAAGCGGGCCGAACACTCCCCGGATTCGTATCACGAGGAATCAGCCAACGAGACGCGCTATCGCAGTCGCGATGAGCTGAAGTACGCGCTGCGATCGATCGAGATGAACGCACCGTGGGTACGCAACATCTACGTCGTCACCGATGATCAGCGGCCGTCATGGCTGGACGAGTCAGTCCCTGGCCTGACTCTCGTCGATCACCGGGACATCTTTTCGGACACCTCAGTCTTGCCGACCTTCAACTCGCACGCCATCGAGACTCAGCTCCATCACATCGAAGGACTGAGCGAGCACTTCATCTACTTCAACGACGACATGATGCTCGGCGCCGAAGTCATCCCGCAGCACTTCTTCCACGCCAACGGCATCACGAAGTTCTTTCTCAGTCCGGTCAACGAGCCACAGGGCGACCCGACCGCGGATGACGTGCCCGTGACGATCGCAGCCAAGAACAACCGGCGGCTCCTGAAGCAACATTTCGGGACGTCGCTGACTCAGAAGATGAAGCACGTGCCGTACGCGCTCCGAAAGAGCGTGCTCGAAGAGATCGAGGCGAAGTTCTCCGACGAGATCCGGGTGACGATGGGCAACAAGGCCCGAAGCCGCGACGACATCTCCCTGCTCTCGTCGTTCTACCAGCACTATGCGTTCTCGACGGGCCGCGCGGTGCCCGGTCGGATCCGGTACTCGTACCTCGATCTCCGCAAGGGCGATGCGCGCCGGACCATGGGTCTGCTCCTGGCGATGCGCGACCAGCAAGCCTTCTGTGCCAACGCCACGAGTGTGGGCGAGCAGGAAGTCACCGCCGAGGAACTCAGGGAGTTCCTCGAGTCGTACTTCCCGGTGCCCAGCCGCTTCGAGAGGTAG
- a CDS encoding AAA family ATPase, which yields MEFETAARAILANIEKVIDGKPEAAEAALVVFLAEGHLLIEDVPGVGKTVLAKALARSVSCSVRRIQFTPDLLPSDITGVSVYNQADREFEFKPGAVFANIVIGDEINRASPKTQSALLEAMEERQVTVDGTTYELGSPFTVVATQNPFEMEGTYALPEAQRDRFMARISMGYPSPAAELEMVQGRDTSNPFDQLDAVASIEDVQSMIAAARAIYVSPAVEQYAVDIAQATRDDAELRLGASPRATLQLVRAAKARAAVQGRDFVLPDDIDVLIPVVLPHRLIPMRGVADTADVMERIVAETPVPAGAVQPS from the coding sequence ATGGAGTTTGAGACAGCCGCTCGAGCCATCCTCGCCAACATCGAGAAGGTCATCGACGGCAAACCAGAAGCGGCTGAAGCCGCACTTGTTGTGTTCCTGGCCGAAGGCCACCTGCTGATCGAAGACGTTCCGGGCGTCGGCAAAACCGTGCTCGCCAAGGCGCTCGCTCGCTCAGTCAGCTGCTCGGTTCGCCGCATCCAGTTCACTCCGGATCTGCTGCCTTCCGACATCACTGGCGTCTCGGTCTACAACCAGGCTGACCGTGAGTTTGAGTTCAAGCCCGGAGCAGTGTTCGCCAACATCGTCATCGGCGACGAGATCAACCGTGCCTCGCCCAAGACCCAGTCCGCGCTGCTCGAGGCCATGGAAGAACGCCAGGTCACGGTCGACGGCACCACGTACGAGCTGGGCAGCCCCTTCACGGTCGTCGCCACGCAGAACCCCTTCGAGATGGAGGGCACGTACGCGTTGCCCGAGGCTCAGCGCGACCGCTTCATGGCACGCATCTCGATGGGCTACCCGTCGCCGGCCGCCGAACTCGAGATGGTGCAGGGCCGCGACACCAGCAACCCGTTCGACCAGCTCGACGCGGTCGCATCGATCGAGGACGTGCAGAGCATGATCGCCGCCGCCCGCGCGATCTACGTGTCGCCCGCGGTCGAGCAGTACGCCGTCGACATCGCTCAAGCCACCCGCGATGACGCTGAGCTCCGGCTCGGGGCCAGCCCGCGAGCCACCCTCCAGTTGGTGCGCGCGGCCAAGGCCAGGGCCGCAGTGCAGGGTCGCGACTTCGTACTTCCAGACGACATTGATGTGCTGATCCCTGTGGTGCTCCCGCACCGACTCATCCCGATGCGCGGTGTTGCGGATACCGCGGACGTCATGGAGCGCATTGTGGCGGAGACGCCAGTGCCCGCCGGAGCCGTCCAGCCGTCGTGA
- a CDS encoding DUF58 domain-containing protein: MRPARSVVLTPRGIGFLIAALVCFVAAPVLSLPALLYVTVLLAGLVLFSTIFVFGGHSNVRIERSFSPQVVAPGNTAKATVRVTNLSMIPCLEAEWQDELPAGISGDSAGVLPALGGSRQEDSRVSFSYGLQGLRRGRHSIGPLRVQVLDPFGLVFRRHSFGSPEPLIVLPRRIDLQPLAPRGESDAGATRPAPQHVGVGDDDIIARAYLPGDAMKRLHWKATAHRGELMVRQEEQQINPRAGVFLDCDPRSQGTARDGKGLWEHSPTFEWGIVAAASIVHHLARTGYVVAFQTSSPAIEYEIADGQDSVEDAMVDLAVLEPDENDHDRHMKPERAAFAILGRIDIPRAEHWVHAVGGARDVHAFVAAGTSAAALDVLDDARWKVVTYRPNDDLNQMWSLFDGVIRA, translated from the coding sequence GTGAGGCCGGCGCGCTCTGTCGTTCTCACCCCGCGGGGCATCGGCTTCCTGATCGCCGCGTTGGTCTGCTTTGTCGCCGCACCGGTCCTGTCGCTGCCTGCGCTGCTGTACGTCACGGTTCTGCTGGCCGGTCTCGTCCTGTTCTCGACGATCTTCGTGTTCGGCGGCCACTCGAACGTACGTATTGAGCGATCGTTCTCACCGCAGGTCGTGGCGCCTGGCAACACGGCCAAGGCGACCGTACGAGTCACGAATCTGTCGATGATCCCGTGCCTGGAAGCCGAATGGCAGGACGAACTGCCCGCGGGGATCTCCGGCGACTCGGCGGGGGTTCTCCCGGCGCTGGGAGGAAGCCGTCAGGAGGACTCGCGGGTCTCGTTTTCGTACGGATTACAGGGCCTGCGACGCGGCCGCCACTCGATCGGCCCTCTGCGCGTGCAGGTGCTCGATCCGTTCGGCCTGGTGTTTCGGCGGCATTCGTTCGGATCGCCCGAACCCTTGATTGTTCTCCCGCGGCGGATTGATCTGCAGCCGTTGGCTCCACGCGGTGAGAGTGATGCCGGAGCGACTCGTCCCGCTCCGCAACATGTCGGCGTCGGCGACGACGACATCATCGCCCGCGCCTACCTGCCGGGTGACGCCATGAAGCGTCTGCACTGGAAGGCGACCGCCCATCGGGGTGAGTTGATGGTGCGGCAGGAGGAGCAGCAGATCAACCCGCGAGCAGGGGTGTTCCTCGACTGCGACCCGCGTTCGCAGGGCACGGCTCGGGACGGCAAGGGCCTGTGGGAGCACTCGCCGACGTTCGAGTGGGGGATCGTCGCCGCTGCGTCGATCGTTCATCACCTTGCGCGTACGGGCTACGTGGTGGCGTTCCAGACCAGCAGCCCCGCGATCGAATACGAGATCGCCGACGGCCAGGACTCCGTCGAGGACGCGATGGTCGATCTCGCCGTACTCGAGCCGGACGAGAACGATCACGATCGCCACATGAAGCCCGAGCGTGCTGCCTTCGCGATTCTTGGCCGCATCGACATACCGCGCGCCGAGCACTGGGTGCACGCCGTCGGGGGAGCGCGCGACGTGCACGCCTTCGTCGCCGCCGGTACGTCCGCCGCGGCGCTCGATGTGCTCGATGACGCGCGCTGGAAGGTCGTCACCTATCGGCCCAACGACGACCTGAACCAGATGTGGTCGCTGTTCGACGGGGTCATCCGTGCTTAG